Genomic DNA from Haloplanus sp. HW8-1:
TGGAAGAGCCGGGCGAGTTGGCCGTCCACCAACTTGACGTCCCCGCGCTGGAACCGACGGATCTACTCGTCGACGTAGAACTCAGTGGCATCTGTGGCTCCGACGTTCACATGTTCGAAGGCGGGATGGACCTCGACTTCCCCATCCTACCGGGACACGAGTTCTCGGGCGTGATCGAGGAGATGGGCGAGGCGGTCGAGACCGACGCGAAAGGCGAACCGGTCGAAGTCGGCGACAAGGTCACGGTCGTGCCCGGTATCGTCTGTGGCGAATGCTGGTACTGTAACAACGTTCCCGCACGGCCGACGACCTGTGAGAACCGCGACGTGTACGGCTTCCTGAACACCGAGTACCGACAGGAGATCCACGGCGGGTTCAGCGAGTATATGATCGCCGACGGTCGGTCGAGTTTCTACAAGCTCCCCGACGACATGGACGTCGAACTCGGCGCGCTCGCCGAACCGCTCGCCGTCGCTACGCGTGCCTTCGAGCGCAGCTACGGTCCGGGTATCCCTGACGCCCGCGAAGGGTTCGGCGTCGGGAAGTCCGTCGCCGTGCAGGGTGCCGGTCCCGTCGGCCTGCTCGTCATGAGCGCCGCGGCCGCGGCCGGTGCCGGGCAGATCATCGCCGTCGACGCCATCGAGGATCGGCTGGATCTGGCCGCGGAGTTCGGCGCGACCGATCTCGTGGACATCACCGACTTCGACGGCGACGAGGACCTCATCCGGGGCGTCAAGGAGCGCACCCCGGGTAACGTGGGGCCGGACGTGGCAGTCGAGGCGGCGGGGATCCCCGACGCGTTCCAGCAGGGGATCGAACTCCCGCGCGACGGAGGGACGCTCGTCGAGGTCGGTCACTACGCCTACAGCGGCGAGACGGAGGTCAACCCGACCCGGGTCGTCCAGAAGGACATCAACATCCGCGGGAGCCTGGCGTACCCGCCGAACCAGTTCGAGACCGCCATCTCGCTGCTCGATCAACTCAAAGACGAGGTGCCGTTCAGGAAACTGTTCAACCACAAGGTCGGATTCGACGAGGCCGAGTCCGCCTACGAGAAACAGCAAAGTGGCGAGGCGTTCCGGGCGACGATTCACCCGTCCGGCGTATGAGGCGGCAACTCCTCGCGCCCGCGTCGTACGTCCAGGGGGACGGCGTCCTCTCGACGGGAGCCCCGTTCGAGGACCTCGCGGGCACGACCGCCTTCGTCCTCGGTGGGAACACGGCGCTCTCGACGACCGAAGACCGGATTCGAGCGGGGCTAGAAGCCGCCGGTATCTCCGTCGCGGCGGTCGAATCCGGCGTCGACAGCTGTACGTTCTCCCTCATCGACGACATGACGGCTGCGGCGTCGGCGGTCGACGCGGACGTCGTCGTGGGCGTGGGTGGCGGTGTCGCCCTCGATACGAGCAAGGGCGTCGCCGAGGCCATCGACGCGTCGCTGGTGACGGTGCCGACCATCGCCAGCACGGACGCCCCCTGTAGCTCCGTGGCCGTCGTGTACGACGAGCAGGGCAACTTCGACGGCTACGTTCATCGGGGTCACGACCCCGAACTCGTCGTCGTCGACACGGGCGTCATCGCCGCTGCTCCCTCCCGCTTTCTCCGGTACGGCATGGGCGACGCGTTCGCGACCCGCTTCGAAGCCGAGGCCGTCGCTCGCTCCGGCGCCCGGACACACGCGGGCGGACAGCCCACCGGAGCGGCGACGACGCTGGCCGGCCTGACGTTCCAGAACCTGGCCGACTACGGCGAACGAGCCCTCGCGGCCAACGACCGAAACGCCGTCACCCCGGCGCTCGAATCCATCGTAGAGACGAACACGCTGCTCTCCGGGATGGGGTTCGAATCCGGCGGCCTCGCCGCGGCCCACGCGTTCGGCAAGGGCTTCTCGAAGGCGGACGTCGACGCGCCACACGGGCTCCTCATCGCGTTCAGCACCATCGCCCAACTGGTCTTGGAGGATCGCGATCCCGATCTCCTGTCCGAGGCCCTCGGCGTCTATCACGACCTCGGCCTGGACAGGCGCCTCGATGACTTCGGCATCGACGACGACGCGGTCACCCGTGTCGCGGAGAACGCCTGCGGCGAGGACACGACGATGTCCAACGAACCGGTCGAGGTGACCCCCCGCGCGGCGGCGGACGCGCTACGCACGGCGGACGAACTCGTCGCCCGGTACTGACCGCATTCCTCCACTCCGTCGGCGGACTGTAGTGGAAAGCTATTAGGGACCGCCCACGGACCAACTACTATGCCCGACGATAGCGAGCGCACAGAGATCCACGAGTATCTGCTGTTGAACCGAGTCTTCGAAGAGACGGTCCTCGAAGTGTACGAGGACGAGGGGATCCCCGAACTCCCTCACCTCAGCATGGGACAGGAGGCGGTCGGCGTCGGCGCGACGTACGCCCTCGAAGACGACGACTGGCTCGCGCCGTCGCTGCGGACCCGCGCGGTGATGCTGATGCGCCTGTCGATCCGGGACGTCGTGACCGGGATGTACGGGACGGCATCCAGCCCCACCGAGGGTCGGGTAACCGAACACCATCTGGGCACCTCCGAGAATCACATCCTCGGCACGACCGGACTGGTCGGCAGCCACCTGAACGTCGCGGCCGGCGCCGCCCTCAGTGCCCGACAACTCGACGAGGACCGCGTCACTGCCGTGTTCTTCGGCGATGGGGGTGCCACGCGCGGCGAGTTCCACACCGCGATCAACTACGCCGCCGTCGAGGATCTCCCGGTCGTGTTCATCATCGAGAACAACCAGTGGATCGAGGAGACGCCGGCGTCGGAGGTCATCGCCGTCGAGGAAGACATCAGCGAGATGGCCGGCCACGACCTTCCGAAGGAAGTCATCGACGGACAGGACGTGGACGAGGTCATCGAGACCGTCTCGGCGGCGGCGGATCGCGCGCGGCGCGGCGGCGGTCCCACGCTGATCGAGGCCAAGACCTATCGCTACCGCCCCCACGCCGAGGTCATCCCCGAACGGCGCGACGAGGCCGAAATCGAGGAGTGGAAGGAACGCGATCCCGTCGAGGTCCACCGCGAACGACTGCTCGACGCGGGCGTGGCCGACGAGGAGTGGATCGAGGAGACGCGTGCGGAACTCATCGAGGAGATAGAGGCGGCCTTCGAGTTCGCGAAGGACGATCCGATGCCGGAGGCAGACGTGATGGACAAAGTCTACAAAGACATGGACGTCGACGAGGACGGAGGTGTCGTTCGATGACCGAGCAAACGGTCAGGGAGAGCATCAACGAGGCGCTCGCCGAAGAACTCGAACGCGACGAGCGCGTCTTCCTCTACGGCGAGGACGTGGGGGATTACGGCGGCCTCTATCAGGTCACCGCCGGCCTGCAAGAGCGGTTCGGCGAGGACCGCGTGTTCGACACGCCGCTCTCGGAGACGACCCTCGGCGGGACCGCCGTCGGCGCGGCGCTCACGGGGACGCGGCCGATCATGGAGATCATGTTCGGTGACTTCCTCTCCGTCATCGCCGACCATCTCATCAACTACGCCGCGAAGATGCATTTCAACTACACGGACGACACCAGCGTGCCGATGGTCGTCCGGACCACCTACGGGGGCGGCGACCAGTTCGGCCTCCACCACAGCCAGGACCCCATCCCGTGGTTCCAGAACGTCCCCGGGCTGAAGATGGTCGCTCCCTCGACGCCGTCCGACTACAAGGGCCTCCTCAAGTCGGCGGTTCGGGACGACGACCCGGTCATCTTCTTCGAGAACAAGCAGCGCTACGAGGTCACCGGCGACGTGCCCGACGAGGAGTACACCGTTCCCCTGGGCGAGGCCGACGTGAAACGCTCCGGCGAGGACATGACGGTCGTCGCCGTCGGCGGCATGGTAGACGTCGCTCTCGAGGCGGCGGAGTCGCTCGCGGACCGCGGCTACGACTGTGAGGTCATCGACCCGCGCACGGTCGTCCCTCTGGACAAGGAGACGATCCTCGATTCGGTGAAGAAGACACACGCACTGACCGTCGTCCACGAATCGGCCACGTTCGGCGGTATCGGGGGCGAAATCGCCGCGACAGCCGCCG
This window encodes:
- a CDS encoding zinc-dependent alcohol dehydrogenase; amino-acid sequence: MPDKTEALVMEEPGELAVHQLDVPALEPTDLLVDVELSGICGSDVHMFEGGMDLDFPILPGHEFSGVIEEMGEAVETDAKGEPVEVGDKVTVVPGIVCGECWYCNNVPARPTTCENRDVYGFLNTEYRQEIHGGFSEYMIADGRSSFYKLPDDMDVELGALAEPLAVATRAFERSYGPGIPDAREGFGVGKSVAVQGAGPVGLLVMSAAAAAGAGQIIAVDAIEDRLDLAAEFGATDLVDITDFDGDEDLIRGVKERTPGNVGPDVAVEAAGIPDAFQQGIELPRDGGTLVEVGHYAYSGETEVNPTRVVQKDINIRGSLAYPPNQFETAISLLDQLKDEVPFRKLFNHKVGFDEAESAYEKQQSGEAFRATIHPSGV
- a CDS encoding glycerol dehydrogenase; its protein translation is MRRQLLAPASYVQGDGVLSTGAPFEDLAGTTAFVLGGNTALSTTEDRIRAGLEAAGISVAAVESGVDSCTFSLIDDMTAAASAVDADVVVGVGGGVALDTSKGVAEAIDASLVTVPTIASTDAPCSSVAVVYDEQGNFDGYVHRGHDPELVVVDTGVIAAAPSRFLRYGMGDAFATRFEAEAVARSGARTHAGGQPTGAATTLAGLTFQNLADYGERALAANDRNAVTPALESIVETNTLLSGMGFESGGLAAAHAFGKGFSKADVDAPHGLLIAFSTIAQLVLEDRDPDLLSEALGVYHDLGLDRRLDDFGIDDDAVTRVAENACGEDTTMSNEPVEVTPRAAADALRTADELVARY
- a CDS encoding thiamine pyrophosphate-dependent dehydrogenase E1 component subunit alpha, which produces MPDDSERTEIHEYLLLNRVFEETVLEVYEDEGIPELPHLSMGQEAVGVGATYALEDDDWLAPSLRTRAVMLMRLSIRDVVTGMYGTASSPTEGRVTEHHLGTSENHILGTTGLVGSHLNVAAGAALSARQLDEDRVTAVFFGDGGATRGEFHTAINYAAVEDLPVVFIIENNQWIEETPASEVIAVEEDISEMAGHDLPKEVIDGQDVDEVIETVSAAADRARRGGGPTLIEAKTYRYRPHAEVIPERRDEAEIEEWKERDPVEVHRERLLDAGVADEEWIEETRAELIEEIEAAFEFAKDDPMPEADVMDKVYKDMDVDEDGGVVR
- a CDS encoding alpha-ketoacid dehydrogenase subunit beta, whose translation is MTEQTVRESINEALAEELERDERVFLYGEDVGDYGGLYQVTAGLQERFGEDRVFDTPLSETTLGGTAVGAALTGTRPIMEIMFGDFLSVIADHLINYAAKMHFNYTDDTSVPMVVRTTYGGGDQFGLHHSQDPIPWFQNVPGLKMVAPSTPSDYKGLLKSAVRDDDPVIFFENKQRYEVTGDVPDEEYTVPLGEADVKRSGEDMTVVAVGGMVDVALEAAESLADRGYDCEVIDPRTVVPLDKETILDSVKKTHALTVVHESATFGGIGGEIAATAADEALFYLDAPVKRVGAPFTPVPFAENLEQEYLPDEEDVETAVVEALEV